The segment GTGATTAGCATGATGTTGTGAATGACATCGTTATTTGTTTTTATAAAGTAAGGTTGTTGAATAAATGAAAGTGCTTAGAGAAGATAGGGAAATAAAGTGACATGACGTTATGTATATTATATACTTGAAGAAGGAAATTTTATTAAAGTGAAACAATAATTTATTTGTGTACATATcccaaccaatggttgttcccaaaTTTTACAGTTgtccacccaccatcccccatgctggCGTATGCAGCATGATGTACATGAAGAATATGTTATGAATATAGTTATACATAATTATTTGTAGGCTATATTGTTCCCAACCAATTTTTGTGTTGGACCTAGAGTCTTGTTcttatccaccctccatcccccatgctgCTAAGAGCAGCATGTTATATAGCCTTTTGTTGAATTGCATGTGATGTTTATGGTGAAAGACCTGCAGTATTTTTCCGTTTATATATGTTAGTTTTGGATAATATAAAAATCTGGTGAagtgaaaatttttgaaaaacttgaaaattgAAAGATATTTTTTTGTAGCAATATAATACCTGATGACTGTGTAATTGCTGAATTGGACTGCCATGTATGTTGCATGTGAGTACTTCTTTGTTGTGAGGCAGTTTCTCTGCAGTGGATTCTAATAGTAAAAATTTAGTTTTGTTTAAGATGTGAAAGGAACTTAACAGTATTTATGTAATGTGATAAGCATTTACCTGATCTTTTTTTATCTAAAGTTGTCTTTGCAGTGAAGAGATCCTGAAAGACTGGACGGGTGTTAGGCAGAACAAGCAGTAAATCTAGAATTAGGTTTCAACCTATTGAATGAGCAAGTAAGGTTTACATACTGTGTAACCAACGATGTGGATGGATGCGATGGTCTTCATTACTGAAAGCTTATTTATTGGATGAAAATGATTGTAAGGTGTGAAGGAATGTTGTAATGCTAAATAGTGAGCAAATAGTGCTATAGTGAGTAAAGAACAGGTAATGTGGAGTCCAAAAACAAATAATACCAGAATCTACGTTAGAAATTCAAACCTCTCATATAGCCTTTCAAATTGGTTGCAAACTGCAAGCAGTGACAGCGTCAAACAAGTAACGAAGAGAAATAAAGTAGGAACCCTGCAAGCACATGGTAGCAGAAAATAAACAGCCTATAAAGGAAAGAGGTTACAAAATAATTGTTTTTTAAGTAAAACTGAACTTTACCTTGCAACTTTAAATGATTAATGGTGTTAAGCTCACAAGAAAGGCTAGTAAAATAGTCACTAGGAGAGGCAAATGTAAGCATGGAAAACTGACAATGAGAACAAAAGTCACGAATCTATGTGAATATTGAGAGATTGAAAATTGCAGAGTTTAATGTTGGTAATAAAGAACATTGTGATTGAATGCCAAAGTATTgttgagaagaacaaaacaaattagatattATGGTACTATGAGCAAAGTAAAATATTGATTAAGAACAGAACGGTCGAATTGCAAATACCTGTGAGAGTGGCCATAGAGTTTGGAGAGTGAAACTTGTCACGTCCACAAACAGTGAAATAACATAATCAAAGTAATAATCGTACAGCCTGCAGTGGTGCACATCAGCTGGGTTGAAAAGATTAAAAAAAGTTGTTTACTTAAATGAATAAACATCTGGAAACAACAAGACCAAACCTTTGGAGTACACCCAATCGTTTTAAAGAGTGGTAGTGCGAGGGAACATAAGCACAAATAAATGTGTAAAACCTGTAAAATGGAAGAGGTGCAGTTAAAGAAGAATGTTGTATTAGTGCATTATCAGTTAATATTAAATCTATTGAAGAAGTGAAATGGCAAAGAGAATGTTGTGTTACTGCATGAAATGTATGGAATTGGTGAATAGGGGGGAGGTGTTACATGTGTACCTTTTATCTTGCAGGGTTTGGGGATGGAAAAGTGCTATGGACTTTCATAGTTCTTCATTGTGTTGTTGAACCTGTAAAGCAGAAAGATTATTTTGGGTTGATACATTGAGTATAAGAAATGCAATACATGAAAACATAATGATGATTTGATTGACATACCTGGTTGTGTTTCATCTGCAGGTATGCTTGTTCCGTGATGTGTGAAATTTGCAGCAACTGGGCTTCCTCTGTCTTCCAAAGCACCGTTGATGTGGTACCTTTTAAACGGGAGTACCTTTGGTAGCTGAATGCTGGTTGTATACATAGATGTTCAATTGCTTTGACTCTTGAAAGGGCTGTGAATGTTAGGCCTTGTTTTTCTGTTTTCCCGATGTCAACTGTGGCAAAGTCTAAGGTCAACCCCTGTGATTTGTGAATTGTAATTTCCCGTGCCATTGCTAGTGGAATTTGTGTTtggtttcctctagtaattggtgcAATTGGCACATGTTTTGCATTCTATGGATCCCATGAAGGTCCAGTATAATGTTTGAAAAGAACAACATATTTTGGCAAATCAGGCGGTTTTGAACCTAGATCATAGACAATTTGTTTAATCTGGCCCAAAGCACCATTTACcaggccaacttctatccataaatttgtAATAAGCATAATTTCttggtctatagaaagaagaatttcaaatgccagttgttcttcttggtgtggctgcttatctctttgatgtgtgatgattgttgttgcacgtgcaatgggtgagtgcaattgtgttaacattttaatgttgtgtgcacttgaagctgcatttgttgcaaacaaatgcttCTGTTGGCTGAAGTGATCATTATCATCAAGTGTCAAAGCATGGGTTGACCGTAACTGGAGGGATTCCCAATCTATTTGTAATGGTGTTGAGTTGTGGATGTTATGCAATATTTCACGGAATCTTATGTGTGAAGAACTCGTGCCTTGTTGACGAGATGGAATATCCAAGGTGACAACAATATTGAATATGTGCCATAGTGCTAGTGCCATTGAGTGCGATGCATATAATGGCCTATCCATAACGGGTGGAAGCtatgcaagatcaccaaccaaaatgactgagacacctgcaaatgattcatgttgtttgCTGGGGAAAGCCTCTCGTAATCTTTTATCAATTTTAATGAGTAATTGagggccaacaaagctcatttcatTTATTAAAATGTAATGTAAGTGTTTGCATTATTCTTGGAACATTAATAGGGAATGGCCTGTTAATGGTTTATATTCTTGAATGGGTATACGGAGGGCAAcatggattgtggttgcttggatattatatgtGGACACACCTAttggtgctagtacaagcaaaGGGCATTGTGTAAGGTCTGTATTAGAGTTTAATTGTCTGTGTATGTAGTCAATTAGAAACGATTTTCCAGTACCTGCAGTGCCTTGAATGATTAATCGTAATGGTGAAGCATGTAGGTTGTGTTCAGCATGAGCCTTAATAATATCAAGTGCAATCATTTGGTTTCGTGCAAGTTCATAGTTAGTAGGTGCATTTAAATGTGGGTTGGCAAGATAGTGCGATGCATGGCTTTTCTCTGTCAAAATAAAGTTAAATGTTTTTGAATGCAGTGGTTCATCAGGTATAGAAGCAATCCAATTGAACTGTAGATCAAAATCATGTTTGCGAAGGAGTTGAAGAGCAGCAACGTTGAAGTTGTTCGATGCCCCATTTATGACAAAAACTCCCATTCGTACAGGCCTTCTTGATTTGTTTGATGAATATCTTCTGCTTGTAGGGATTCGTCATTTTCTGTGGTAATGTGTTCTTCAAAACCATTTACATGCCAGTGAATGTAATGTGTACTTTGAAGATGTTTCCAATTTATGATAATTTCTTCAGGTGTGCTCCCTATATGTAGAGGAATAATTCAAAATGGTTTGTAAAGAAGCAATTCTGtcaaacataaactttcaaaaCTATTGTCCTCTTCTGAAGGTAATGATTTGTGttgtgggtagacatttacaattgcaggtagctttcttttcatccatttacatgatttaTGGTGCTCAGAGTATGTATATAGCTGGGCTGAACGAAGCAGAGTGAGGTTTGCTAATTTTGGTGGTCGGTTCATGTAGTTTGAGGTGTACGATATTGTTGTTTGAGTTTGGTCATCACAATTGGCTATGCATTGGAAGATTCTTTTACCAACATTTAGTGTCACAAATTGGCGTGTAcaagatatcaatgggagtttaagcagcatgtgacaagtttcttgtgcACTAATGTCCCTATCAGCAACTATTCCCATTAGTAGCCTTTGGTATGCCAAGAGGATTGTATCATCTGAAGTTGCTTAGTCAACTATatgtttcaagatatcaatataGTTTTTTGACTTTTGTTTAATTTTTGATGCATACTTTGAAATATATTGTAGAACTACTTTTTTGGAACAGACAAGTTGGCAATCAACATTTGCTCTCCATATGGCGAGCATTGTAGGATTATGTACATTTAGGCGGGTATCATTTCTTGCTGGTTTGTAGGATGGGTTATTGCTTTGGTCTAATATGAGTGAGGAGTCAGGTTGTTCAGGCCAAGGAGCTTTGTATCGGTATTGAAGGATTGAGTTTTTTTTCCTCAAGCAGGTAGACTCTGAACATTTCGTATGCCATTGAACAAAATTGAGCAATTCAGTGTAATCAGTACAAGGATCTGTCTTGGATATGATCTTTGTATCTGCAAGGCATGGATCTGAAATTGCAGGCATATATTGCCTATTCAAGCGAGCTTTTGCAGAACGTGGATTCCATGCTATGATGTACTGGTCAAAGAAGTGTTTAACCGACTGGATATTTGCAGGATCTGACCAGTCAAGGTTATCAACATTTGGTGCATGTGGTAACCAAAGGAAGCCATGTATATGTGCCAATCctcggtgttgccattcatatctgtacCAGTGGTCAATAGCTTTCAGTTCTTTGACAATCACTTCATCTTGAAAGATTTGAAATCCTAAGTGTAAGTACAAAGTTGTaatgtgaggattattgattaaattttTGGTAAATTGTCTTTTGTTGTTAGGTGTTGTAGCTGACTTTGACTTTGGAAATAACTTATGCAAGTCTGGCCATTTTGTGTTAGCTGAGCTTAAGGTGAAGAATAGTGTAGGTGCACCTAACTATTGTATCATTGATGTAAGGTCACGTCGGGACTTGCTCCAAAATGCTCGGGTACCACGCAATGAGGTTGCATACCGCATGATGTGATTTGGTAATTCACTTGACGGTGTGTTCTGCAAGTATTCCTTTAAACCATTAAGATTTTGTGGAAGACTATCTTGTAGATTAGTCTTAATGAAGACAGAAACTGATTGTTGGGATTGGTGTCTCATCAtgagattgtagatataatatctaaagcggacatgttgcccaaatctttgatcataGTATTTGATCAAGTGGACAACATATTCGTGTAAATGTACTTGTTTTTctctttgttgtagtggtaaagcGATTCCACTAGGGAAAAGCGttgggaatgccatggaaaggAGGCCCTCAATATTGTATTCATTAATAGGGGTTGCACTAATTTTTGGCCAAGGAATAACGTTGTTGATGCTATTATCTAAATGGAGGATGTTTTTGATTGCATCAAGTTCAGGTATTGATGATGGTAGTTGTGGGATAAATGAGGAAGTATTTTCCCTGTTTTGTTCTTCGTTATCAATATTCGGTAGAATAGAGgtatcttcaacaacatcttcttgcAGGGAATGGACTGCATGCAGCAGGTCTATAATGTCAGTACTGCATCTGGCAATAGAAGTACTGCATCTGGATCAATGATTACATCCTTGTTGTATTGATCatgtttcattttgtaagtcaatgcatTCATGACGTGAAGTCTATTCACGTAACAGTCATAACTTAAGCCTTGCAAATTAGTTTTACGGACAATTAGAATTTCTAATTGGTTAATGTGTCGAGGTAATGCTATTGCAATATCAGAAATATCTTGTGGAAAGTTTATCGTATGGCCAGAGTATTTGTATTGGCCTCCCCTTGCATGTGTTACTTGTAAAACAGGGGcaattcttgatatgagcatttcttctacttgagagagAGACTTAAAATAGAAGGTTGCTGACCTaggtccatattgtttgataacGAGAAGCGGTGGAGCCCTTTTTCAGCATAACATCTCATGCACACAACTACATCATTGACTTTTTTAATAGTCATGGCCACATACATTTCTTTACAAATAGAACATGGTTGTGTCATCtccaacatatcaatctttttgcGGAAATTAGAGAATGTCTTTTGAAATGAAGCACCCTTCATAGTGAGTTCAAGAGCAGTAGAAAATGTTTGATTGAGATTAATTTGCTCAACATCACTCTTTTCTATTTCTAATAACTTTCCTGAGTTATTGGACGATCTATGAAGTGCATGGCGCTTCAGTTGGTGTTTCTTGGAGATATCGCCTCTGTTCTTTGCATAATAAGTTCTATTTGTTTGGCTTCtcttcaatttgatagcatcaatttcttgagggcaaggttggatagatatctaatatttgaAAGAGAGCATACGTATGTCAGAAATTTTATAATTGAAGGTAGTTTACTTTGAAGCATGTATGAAGAATGTATGAGAATTGAAAATTCCTTCATGTATGGTTATGTGATTTTGGAGGATTTATTGTATATGTAAattgcttttgttgtgtttatttGTAACTCCAATGatttgttgtgttgtgttgttgCGGTCGTTGACTGAACTAATATGTCTAGCTTTTCATATATTTATAAATGACTTTAGTTGAAAACTATTGGTTGTGGGAAGTCATAAATTGACTTTGTAGTGCTGTACTGTGTACACAAGTTGTTGTTagcaacttggattttcaaaatgtAGTATTATCATAGAGGTATACTTCATATATAGTATTTTTtgatatatacacatgtatgtgtacatttacacatgtatatacacatatcaaTTAAATATTTGAAGTGTTGCATacaaacatatgcatatatataactacacatgtatatatcaGAAGAATTGACACTATGAATAATaatagtatatatatgtatatatatcagtGTATATATGTATAATTGTTTGTTGTTCTTAGTTGTTTAGTGTTTTGAAAAGCATGattgtaatataggtatgcacaACTATAGTAAATTCTGATGcatacagatgtatgtatacatatacacatgtacatatacatataattaaaaaaaatgaaagttttgtatatgaacatatgcacatatataactacatgcGTATTTCAAAAACACTATAACTATGAATACTTGTATATAGTTCTGCATTGTATTGTTATATGCAAAGATATAAGACCAAGAAAGAACAATATACgtgcatatatgtatattttttgtcCAAATAACATAGTCTTAATACATTTAAAAGCAATGAGTATGACTGAAAGTAACTTATGTGaagaggaaaaactttcaaagAGATAATTGGCACATGTAAGAAATGTCCATACAGATATTTATAGAAGTATACTTGTTTTTGTTAAATATAATAGTTTGTATACGTAAAAATAGTAAATATGAAAAATAGCTAATAGTATAATTGTATCGTAAACTGGAAAGTTTAATAATTAGAGAAGATGCGTTATAATCCTAAGTGTCTGTACTTAGGCGGCTAATTTTTGCAAGCAGTGCATGGCACTCAGCTTTGAAGTCAACAGGAGCAACTTTATTGACCGTCACTTTCATCTTGGATTCTAAATTGTATGTCTCAGTAGAAACCAACACTATGAATGAATAGTAATGTGAAAGTACCGTCTTGATCACTGAGGAAGGTGTCTCTTTTGTTGTTGCATCGTTTTGTAGTGCATAGAGCTGTCTTGCAGTTTTGCGTAGCAAGTGATTGCCACCCTCATCAAAAGTAGTGGCCCATAGAGTACCTATGGCATCTTGCAACTTTAGAGGCAAGAGGTAACTATAATTACAGTCTTGCTTATTCATTTGACATCTAGAGCAGAACCAAGAATCATCAGCTTGTTGTGTACATTTTTTCTTGCAAGGCCTTCCATTGACTATTAGTGGGCAAGCTGTGTAATAGAAATTTTGGTCATTGACGTTGACATAGCGTAGAATAGCTAGCAATGTTGTTTGAATTGTTTCTGGTTTGATGCTCATCTGCTCATGGATCGAAGAGATTGTCATTCTAGTATATTTGCCCTCTATGTGGATAGTTTCTGCAACAAAGGGTAGAGAAAGCAAAGGGTCCCTTCCTCTTGATGTTAGAAGCTCTACTTCTAGGAAACTtgggttgatatgtaatgttgtTGCAGCTGTTATGTTCACAAGCTTTCCATTGAAATAGCCAACACGAGCATTACGTAAAGCAAGgattaccacactatcattggtcAACATATTTTTCAATTCCAGACCCTTTTTGTTCTGCTATTGGGCCCCAtaagttgatgtcaattgttgagCCAGATAGATCATTAATTTTCACAACACGTTTTTGTGTTTGACTACCATCTTTCCTGTGAATAGGAATGATATCTCCAACATATAGAACAAGACCAATAACGTCaaccattgtattgtttgttagtTGAAACAATTCACCAATAGGTGTGAAAGGAGCAGTTTGTTGATATGCTTGTTCTTCGTTGGTGCAGCGTTTTACTATGGATGTATCAAACAAGGTGATTTCTAAATGActgtttagtttgttgtaccttGCATTTGCCTCCTTAACAGATCcttttgaaataatataatgtgaACCTATATCCACACGATTATAGTGTAACTTAGCTATCTCATCAAAACATGTAATTCTAATTTCAGAACCATCACAATCAGCAATGTCAAAGCTAAACACATGGCCATTTTTGGTGGCTGTGCTATATGCCTTAATAGGCCGTTTATGAGTAACTTTCCCTTTTATTATCTatttattttggtatggattcaaagtTTTTATAGGACTTATATTTTCAGAAGTTGTTGTTTGTGGGGATGGCAATTCAATTGCAAACTGAAGCGACCGTTTAGATGTTGATGGCCTGTCCTCAGACATAAtttctggttgttgttctttgaataGATATTCTGGTTTTCCAAAGAACGGGCAAACACTTTGTTTCACTTCCAGACTAAGTATTATAATAGTCCTGTGAAAACAAAAGAGTTCTTCTTAAATTACTGTTAATTGTacataaatgaaattaaaaaaagttGAAACATAATGTATTTAATAATCATAGTtgatttcctaccttgtgttccatatgtatcGGCATGTATAGCTCGATAACTGGATTATTGTGCCTATTTTTAGAATATCTGAATCTATCAGAGTAGCATATTTAGAAGGCAAGATTGCCAACTGCATGTATTTGCCATCAGATAATACTAATTTATGTCTATCAGTATCATCTGTGGTGTTCTGCATTTTCTGAAATGACAAAACTTGTAGCAATGCTGAAGGAAGGTCATCCCCAGCATTGATAGATTGGATTGCAAAAGGGGTAGGGACATACTCTTGGTTTTTtgcctacaaaaaataatatgagTGTAGAGGATTTAATTTTAACAAGAAGCAACTCATATATTTGCTTACTTGTCAATGTAAAGCTTATGTTAGTAAACTATGTAATCAAGGTATGGTATGTATACAGTATGCATCTACTTTTGTACTATGCTATAAAAAAATGATGCATGTAATGAAAAGGATGGTATGCAAAAGAGCAATGAATTGTCGAAAAAAAGAGCATAAAAGCTTTCTATATTGAAAAACTTTGATAATTTAGCTTACCAAATTATCAATAGTGGAATGGTCTATGGATTCAGAGGTAGTTGCTAAAGACGCcattgtgcatatataccttttgagaattaaaagtaaattataagCATGATGAATTCTAGTTCTTATATTAGAATACAATCACAAGATGATGTAAGCCTAtcaaaggtatatatgcacaagcaAAGTAAAATAAACTGAGCATGGAGTAATGTTGCTACagttttctttttgtttcaaatgCTAGTGAattgatcataatgtgattgaaAATGCATTGAAAGCGATAATTGCTCATATGCTGAAAAGCtcaaaaaacattaaatatgaCATAATGATTTATATATTTGAGAGCAATATGACATAATGATTTATATATTTGAGAGCATATTAGCAAAATATGAGTTTTTCCGATCAAAGATCTTTCAAAATACAGTATGGTTCTGTCTGTTTTGAATGCTAACCAAAATATGAATGtaacttttcaaagattgaataattacaacaacatagGATCAACCCAAGCAACCCATCCGAGGTCATTATCACTCCATTTAAATTCTTTGTCTCGCAATGCGAAAATAACCGTTGGATCAAGTAATTGTTCAGTACTTGATATTGGAAAAAGTGCTACTTCAATACTATGTATGGTTGTTACAACACTACAAGATGTAGACAGGTTGACTGTTGTTTGCTTTGGTGATTTATGTTCATAGTGGGCAATGATCTTTCTGAGTTTACTCTTTAATTTTTTGCTTTCTTGCAACATGCTATCAATTACATTGTTGATGTCCTCTATTGCTTTCAAGTTTGTATCCATTCTTGAAATTTGATTGTGTTAGTGTGGCTGTTTTCTGTTTGAATGACAGATTCGAAAAGCATTACTAAAAAAAGTGAACATACAAGAATAATACAACAAATCTTTAAGTAGATCACTTTTTTTtgtgaatgatgatgaatttactATTAACAAACTCTAAAAACTTGTAATAATTACCACAATACAATAAGATTTGTAAATTGTCTAATGACTCAAACTACAAAGCTTTCACTCTATGAAAGAATGGtttagttgcatttattttagagtatgtgtgtatatatagccATGTGTATATATACAGGTAGATATGTGTATATTAGTGTACATAGTTCTATAGATATACATctgacatatatacatatgtatctatatttATCTTTAAGACtaaaagccttcatgtgcacaGAGTCAGTTATTGGATTTGTGTTAGGCTGGGCAAAGATGTTGTCTTCAATGATTTCATTTGAAGGTTGTGCATGAATGTCGACATTCTTTATGGCTGCTTGCAACCTTAAAATCTATCTTGTTTTGTTGTTGTCAACAATATTTTGGTTTGCAGTTTTTGGTGTGGTAATTTCCACATAAGGTTATTACCTTTTGTTCTCTATGTGATTGTTTTATGCTCTGTTTCTCAAGAACTACTGTCTTTAATGatgtctttaatgattttgtcctCAAGGCTATGCATGAATGTTGACGTTCTTTATGGCTGCCTGCAACCTTAaaatggaatttgttttattgttgTTGCCAATATTTCGCTCAACAATTTTCGCTTTCgaaatgttcgcatagattgttgggtttgtTCTTGTTCTGATTATTTTGCAATTTTCTAGGTTACTTTGTGAGTTCAAACCTGTGAGATTGTTGCGTTTTGTCCGAATGTTTGGCTTTGCAATTTTCCGCTCTGGAAATGTTCACATAGATTATTGGGTTTACTTCAAATAGCAGTTTGTAGATGTTCGGCTAGATAGATGGGTAATGTTCTCGTTTTGACTGTTTTGTGAGTATTTTAGTGTGCTTGCTTCTGAGGTTaacaccattaatggtttgaagttgGTAGGTAAGCTTCTATATTTTGGAAATGTGCATTTTGGTCTGCAAATATTCGGTCTACAATTTTCAGTCTACAAGTGTTGcaatagattgttgggttttgttctcGATTTGACTATTTTGGTGGTTACGTTTGCTTCGTGTTCTGAGTATTTTGGTGGGCTTCCTTGTGAAGTTCACACCATTAATGGTTTAAAGTTGCAAGTTTTGTTGATTTCTTGGTTctgtgtgcttgcagggttgctcCTTTGTTTGTGTTGCTTGATTGTTTGTGGGCGTCGCTCCTTTGAGTTTGCAAGCAATTTTGCAGGTTGTTCTATTAGTTTTAAGTGGTGAAAGCTTTGAATTAGCAAGgtagtttttggtattatttttccCTTCTGTGTGCTTGCAAAATTGTcggtttgtttatgttctttaaatgTTTGTGGGTGTGCATACTTGCACTTTCAAAGCCATTTTTAGGGCTGGTTCGTGACTTTCACAGCGTATTATGCCTGTTTTATTGTAATGTTTTGTAATGTTCTTTAATTATTTGTGG is part of the Cryptomeria japonica chromosome 10, Sugi_1.0, whole genome shotgun sequence genome and harbors:
- the LOC131859162 gene encoding replication protein A 70 kDa DNA-binding subunit E-like, with the protein product MDKKKKRLDTIEEQTVEAETSSAPPNSGKGKKKKAEKVPLVSTSMRVTRSFQVKKEPIPKAKNQEYVPTPFAIQSINAGDDLPSALLQVLSFQKMQNTTDDTDRHKLVLSDGKYMQLAILPSKYATLIDSDILKIGTIIQLSSYTCRYIWNTRTIIILSLEVKQSVCPFFGKPEYLFKEQQPEIMSEDRPSTSKRSLQITCFDEIAKLHYNRVDIGSHYIISKGSVKEANARYNKLNSHLEITLFDTSIVKRCTNEEQAYQQTAPFTPIGELFQLTNNTMVDVIGLVLYVGDIIPIHRKDGSQTQKRVVKINDLSGSTIDINLWGPIAEQKGSGIEKYVDQ